In the Osmerus eperlanus chromosome 27, fOsmEpe2.1, whole genome shotgun sequence genome, one interval contains:
- the taf1 gene encoding transcription initiation factor TFIID subunit 1 isoform X8: MSDSDSDEDQDRPFSLTGFLFGNINEDGQLEGDSVLDTECKKHLAGLGSLGLGTLITEITASEDDDPDEDRDTGGTDAEGWVKSTEDAVDYSDISEVAEDETKKYRHAMGTLQPTRRTDDEDDYDADCEDIDAKLMPPPPPPIVPTHGKKEESAPQTTSVGDEGDGIILPSIIAPSSLGDKVDFSSSSDSESETDRPGPGSGAGGPPGCLTLPLAGIMQKDAAKALPGVTELFPVFRPGRVLRFLRLFGPGKNMPSVWRSARRKRRRKHRDPQPGTPPPEGEPMDQGSELKSGWEYEYASAPPPEQCLSDDEITMMAPVESKFSQASGDGDKVAESRPKVAEWRYGPAQLWYDMLGVPEDGSGFQYGFRLKEENDDEKEEEEPEPAPEPPAEQMTGEESQEKETLENELFLMVTQLQWEDDIIWNGEDVKHKGTKTQRASLAGWLPSSMTRNANAYNAQQGLSRSNSQLVPPTPPPMPKPPSLSGSKRDKHNHDHQASHEDDAPWFSIFPIDNEELVYGRWEDNIIWDDQAMDRLLSPPVLTLDPNDENIILEIPDEKEERTSHSPSKENKKESALKKSRILLGKTGVIKDEPQQNMSQPEVKDQWNLSNDEFYYPKQQGLRGTFGGNIIQHSIPAVELRQPFFPTHMGPMKLRQFHRPSLKKYSFGTLSQPGPHASQPLLKQIKKKAKMREQERQASGGGDMFFMRTAQDLTGKDGDLILAEYSEEYPPLIMQVGMATKIKNYYKRKPGKDPGAPDCKYGETVYCHTSPFLGSLHPGQLLPAFENNLFRAPIYLHKMPETDFLVLRTRQGYFVRELVDIFVVGQECPLYEVPGPNSKRANTHIRDFLQVFIYRLFWKSKDRPRRIRMEDIKKAFPSHSESSIRKRLKLCADFKRTGMDSNWWVLKPDFRLPTEEEIRAMVSPEQCCAYYSMLVAEQRLKDAGYGEKSFFAPEEENEEDFQMKIDDEVRTAPWNTTRAFIAAMKGKCLLEVTGVADPTGCGEGFSYVKVPNKPTQQKDDREPQPAKKTVTGTDADLRRLSLKNAKQLLRKFGVPEEEIKKLSRWEVIDVVRTMSTEQARSGEGPMSKFARGSRFSVAEHQERYKEECQRIFDLQNKVLESTEVLSTDTDSSSAEDSDFEEMGKNIENMLQNKKTSSQLSREREEQERKELQRMLMGEESDRDHKGRKERRKGFSSALSTSSHKDDDTSSVTSLNSSATGRRLKIYRTFRDEDGKEYVRCETVRKPSVIDAYTRIRTTKDDDFIRKFALFDEQHREEMRKERRRIQEQLRRLKRNQEKDKFKGPPEKKAKKVKERPDLKVKLKCGACGAIGHMRTNKFCPLYYQTNAPPSNPVAMTEEQEEELEKTVIHNDNEELIKVEGTKIVLGKQLIESADEVRRKSLVLKFPKQQLPPKKKRRVGSAVHCDYLNRPHKSIHRRRTDPMVTLSSVLESVINDMRDHPNTYPFHTPVNAKVVKDYYKIITRPMDLQTLRENVRKRMYPSRDEFRENVELIVKNSGTYNGAKHPITQVAQSMLDLCDTKLKEKEDRLVRLEKAINPLLDDDDQVAFSFILDNIVTQKMMAVPDSWPFHHPVNKKFVPDYYKVIVSPMDLENLRKNISKHKYQNRDVFLFDVTLVHTNSVKYNGPDSPYTKTALDIVNVCKQTLAEYDEHLTQLEKDISTAKEAALDAADLDGLDPLTPGPYTPQGRHGRRLGEEESDVDIEGFEEDDDGKPKTPAPAEDGEGDLDDDEDDDEMLLPPRRRLLGHEDEEEDEEEEVEGGFGRGQPQASVLYQDLLMSDGEDDASEEEGDNPFSSIHLSESGSDSDREVELRPPAPPRPHPETARMGLEQEESMMSYEGEEGPDQTHMEDSNVSYGSYEETDGQAPTQALSMGNGEGYGISEEEEEEEDAQRKGPSVLTQAQLSEDDEDSEEFRSIGGDSDNESDN; encoded by the exons ATGTCGGATTCAGACAGCGATGAAGACCAAGACcgtcccttctctctcactggcTTCCTCTTCGGGAATATCAACGAAGATGGGCAGTTGGAGGGTGACAGCGTGCTGGACACT GAGTGTAAGAAGCACCTGGCCGGCCTGGGCTCCCTCGGCCTGGGGACGCTCATCACAGAGATCACGGCCAGCGAAGACGACGACCCCGACGAGGACAGGGACACCGGGGGCACAGATGCCGAGG GCTGGGTGAAGAGCACCGAAGACGCGGTGGATTACTCCGACATCAGCGAGGTGGCCGAGGACGAGACCAAGAAGTACCGTCACGCTATGGGGACCCTCCAGCCCACCAGGAGGACAG ATGATGAGGATGACTACGATGCCGACTGTGAAGACATTGACGCCAAGCtgatgccccctcctcctccgcccatcGTCCCCACCCATGGCAAGAAAGAGGAATCCGCCCCACAGACGACCAGTG TTGGGGACGAAGGAGATGGAATCATCCTGCCCTCCATcatcgccccctcctccctgggagACAAGGTGGACTTCAGCAGCTCCTCAGACTCCGAGTCCGAGACGGACCGGCCCGGCCCGGGCTCCGGGGCCGGGGGCCCCCCGGgctgcctcaccctgcccctggcTGGCATCATGCAGAAGGACGCCGCCAAAGCTCTCCCTGGGGTCACGGAGCTCTTCCCGGTGTTCAGGCCCGGAAGG GTTCTGCGCTTCCTCCGTCTGTTTGGCCCCGGGAAGAACATGCCGTCGGTGTGGAGGAGCGCCCGGAGGAAGCGGAGGAGGAAGCATCGAGACCCCCAGCCGGGAACGCCGCCCCCAGAGGGGGAGCCCATGGACCAGGGCTCAGAGCTGAAGTCTGGCTGGGAGTACGAATACGCCTCCGCTCCACCCCCAGAGCAGTGTCTCTCGGATGACGAG ATCACCATGATGGCCCCTGTCGAGTCCAAGTTCTCCCAGGCCTCGGGGGACGGCGACAAGGTGGCCGAGTCGCGTCCCAAGGTGGCAGAGTGGCGCTACGGCCCGGCCCAGCTCTGGTACGACATGCTGGGGGTGCCCGAGGACGGCAGCGGCTTCCAGTACGGCTTCAGGCTGAAGGAGGAGAACGACgacgagaaggaggaggaggagcctgaaCCGGCGCCAGAACCTCCCGCGGAG CAGATGACGGGCGAGGAGAGCCAGGAGAAAGAGACTCTGGAGAACGAGCTCTTCCTCATGGTCACCCAGCTTCAGTGGGAGGACGACATCATCTGGAACGGCGAGGACGTGAAACACAAAGGCACTAAGACCCAGCGAGCCAGCCTGGCCGGGTGGCTGCCCTCGAGCATGACGCGCAACGCCAACGCCTACAACGCACAGCAGG GTCTTAGCAGAAGTAACTCCCAGCTGGtgcctcccacccctccacccatgCCCAAACCCCCCTCGCTCTCCGGGTCCAAGCGGGACAAACACAACCATGACCACCAAG cctcccaTGAGGATGACGCCCCCTGGTTCTCCATCTTCCCCATCGACAACGAGGAGCTGGTGTACGGGCGCTGGGAGGACAACATCATCTGGGACGACCAGGCCATGGACCGCTTGCTGTCCCCCCCGGTCCTCACCCTGGACCCCAACGACGAGAACATCATCTTAG AGATCCCagatgagaaggaggagaggacgtcCCACTCTCCGTCCAAGGAGAACAAGAAGGAGTCGGCCCTGAAGAAGAGTCGCATCCTGCTGGGGAAGACCGGGGTGATCAAAGACGAGCCCCAGCAG AACATGTCCCAGCCGGAGGTGAAGGACCAGTGGAACCTGTCCAACGACGAGTTCTACTACCCCAAGCAGCAGGGCCTGAGGGGAACGTTTGGGGGCAACATCATTCAG CACTCCATCCCGGCCGTGGAGCTCCGGCAGCCGTTCTTCCCCACCCACATGGGCCCCATGAAGCTCCGGCAGTTCCACCGGCCCTCCCTGAAGAAGTACTCCTTCGGCACCCTGTCCCAACCGGGCCCCCACGCCTCCCAGCCTCTGCTCAAACAGATCAAGAAGAAGGCCAAG ATGCGAGAGCAGGAGCGGCAGGCGTCGGGCGGAGGGGACATGTTCTTCATGCGCACCGCCCAGGACCTGACGGGGAAAGACGGGGACCTGATCCTAGCGGAGTACAGCGAGGAATACCCCCCGCTCATCATGCAAGTCGGCATGGCAACCAAGATCAAGAACTACTACAAAAGA AAACCAGGGAAGGATCCTGGAGCTCCTGACTGCAAGTACGGAGAGACGGTTTACTGCCACACCTCGCCCTTCCTAGGATCCCTCCACCCTGGGCAGCTCCTACCG GCTTTCGAGAACAACCTGTTCCGCGCGCCCATCTACCTCCACAAGATGCCCGAGACGGACTTCCTGGTGCTGCGTACGCGGCAGGGCTACTTCGTCCGTGAGCTGGTGGACATCTTCGTGGTCGGCCAGGAGTGTCCTCTCTACGAGGTCCCCGGGCCCAACTCCAAACGGGCCAACACCCACATCCGAGACTTCCTACAG GTGTTCATCTATCGGTTGTTCTGGAAGAGCAAAGACCGGCCGCGGAGGATTCGAATGGAGGATATAAAGAAGGCCTTCCCCTCCCATTCCGAGAGCAGCATCCGCAAACGCCTCAAACTCTGCGCCGACTTTAAGCGGACAG GGATGGACTCCAACTGGTGGGTGCTGAAGCCCGACTTCAGGCTGCCCACGGAGGAGGAGATCAGGGCCATGGTGTCCCCTGAGCAGTGCTGCGCCTACTACAGCATGCTGGTGGCCGAGCAGAGACTCAAG gaTGCTGGCTACGGGGAAAAGTCTTTCTTTGCCCCCGAGGAGGAAAACGAAGAAGACTTCCAGATGAAGATTGACGACGAG GTCCGCACGGCGCCCTGGAACACGACGCGAGCCTTCATCGCCGCCATGAAGGGGAAGTGTCTGCTGGAGGTGACGGGCGTGGCCGACCCCACCGGCTGTGGGGAGGGCTTCTCCTACGTCAAAGTCCCAAACAAGCCCACTCAGCAGAAG GACGACCGAGAGCCGCAACCCGCCAAGAAGACGGTCACGGGCACCGACGCCGACCTGAGGCGGTTGTCGCTCAAGAACGCCAAGCAGCTGCTGCGCAAGTTCGGCGTCcccgaggaggag aTCAAGAAGCTCTCGCGGTGGGAGGTGATCGACGTGGTGAGGACCATGTCCACGGAGCAGGCGCGCTCCGGCGAGGGGCCCATGAGCAAGTTCGCCCGGGGCTCCCGCTTCTCCGTGGCCGAACACCAGGAGCGCTACAAAGAGGAGTGCCAGCGCATCTTCGACCTGCAGAACAA GGTGTTGGAGTCCACCGAGGTCCTGTCCACCGACACGGACAGCAGCTCGGCGGAGGACAGCGACTTTGAGGAGATGGGGAAGAACATCGAGAACATGCTGCAGAACAAGAAGACCAGCTCGCAGCTGTCCcgcgagagggaggagcaggagcgcAAGGAGCTGCAGAGGATGCTGATGGGCGAGGAGAGCGACCGCGACCACAAGGGGCGCAAGGAGCGCCGCAAGGGCTTCT CCAGCGCCTTGTCCACCAGCTCCCACAAAGACGACGACACGTCGTCGGTCACCAGCCTGAACTCGTCGGCCACGGGGCGCCGCCTCAAGATCTACCGCACGTTCCGGGACGAGGACGGCAAGGAGTACGTCCGCTGCGAGACGGTGCGCAAGCCCTCCGTCATCGACGCCTACACCCGCATCCGCACCACCAAGGACGACGACTTCAT AAGGAAGTTTGCGCTGTTCGACGAGCAGCAccgggaggagatgaggaaggagCGCCGGCGCATCCAGGAGCAGCTCCGCCGGCTGAAGAGGAACCAGGAGAAGGACAAGTTCAAGGGCCCTCCGGAGAAGAAAGCCAAGAAGGTCAAAGAGAGGCCTGACCTCAAGGTAAAA ctgaagTGCGGAGCCTGCGGCGCCATCGGACACATGCGCACCAACAAGTTCTGCCCGCTGTACTACCAGACCAACGCGCCGCCCTCCAACCCCGTTGCCATgacggaggagcaggaggaggagctggagaagacgGTGATCCACAACGACAACGAGGAGCTCATCAAGGTGGAGGGCACCAAGATCGTCCTGGGCAAGCAGCTCATCGAGAG TGCCGACGAGGTACGCAGGAAGTCTCTGGTGCTGAAGTTCCCCAAACAGCAACTGCCTCCCAAGAAGAAGAGGCGTGTTGGATCGGCCGTGCACTGTGACTACCTGAAC aggCCGCACAAGTCCATCCACCGGAGACGCACCGACCCCATGGTGACCCTGTCCTCGGTCCTGGAGAGCGTCATCAACGACATGAGGGATCACCCAAAT acCTATCCCTTCCACACCCCAGTCAACGCCAAGGTGGTCAAGGACTACTACAAGATCATCACGCGCCCCATGGACCTGCAGACCCTGAGGGAGAACGTGCGCAAGCGCATGTACCCGTCCCGGGACGAGTTCCGCGAGAACGTGGAGCTCATCGTCAAGAACAGCGGGACCTACAACG gGGCGAAGCATCCAATCACCCAGGTGGCCCAGTCCATGCTGGACCTCTGTGATACGAAGCTgaaagag AAGGAGGACAGGCTGGTGAGGCTGGAGAAGGCCATCAACCCACTGCTGGACGATGACGACCAGGTGGCGTTCTCCTTCATCCTGGACAACATCGTCACTCAGAAGATGATGGCCGTGCCTGAC TCATGGCCGTTCCACCATCCTGTCAACAAGAAGTTTGTCCCAGATTATTACAAAGTGATCGTCAGCCCCATGGATCTGGAGAACCTCCGCAAG aACATCTCCAAACACAAGTACCAGAACCGGGACGTGTTCCTGTTCGACGTCACTCTCGTCCACACCAACAGTGTCAAGTACAACG gtccagaCAGCCCCTACACCAAAACCGCCCTGGACATCGTCAACGTGTGCAAGCAGACCCTGGCGGAG TACGACGAACACCTCACCCAGCTGGAGAAGGACATCTCCACGGCTAAAGAGGCCGCCCTGGACGCGGCCGACCTGGACGGGCTGGACCCCCTCACCCCGGGACCCTACACACCccag GGTCGCCACGGCAGGAGGCTAGGGGAGGAGGAGTCTGACGTCGACATCGAAGGCTTTGAGGAGGACGATGACGGCAAGCCCAAGACCCCTGCTCCT GCGGAGGACGGCGAGGGCGACCTGGACGACGACGAGGACGACGACGAGATGCTGCTGCCGCCCCGCCGGCGCCTGCTCGGccacgaggacgaggaggaggacgaggaggaggaggtggagggaggcttTGGCCGGGGCCAGCCCCAGGCCAGCGTGCTCTACCAGGACCTGCTCATGTCCGACGGGGAGGACGATgccagcgaggaggagggggacaacCCATTctcct CAATCCACCTGTCGGAGAGCGGCAGCGACTCGGACCGTGAGGTGGAGCTGCGTCCCCCGGCGCCGCCCAGGCCCCACCCGGAGACGGCCCGCATGGgcctggagcaggaggagagcatgATGTCctacgagggggaggaggggcccgACCAGACGCACATGGAGGACAGCAACGTCAG CTATGGGAGCTATGAGGAGACTGACGGCCAGGCTCCAACGCAGGCCCTGAGCATGGGCAACGGCGAGGGCTATGGCatcagcgaggaggaggaggaggaggaagatgctcAGAGGAAGGGCCCCAGCGTGCTGACCCAGGCCCAGCTGAGCGAGGACGACGAGGACAGCGAAGAGTTCCGATCCATCGGGGGGGACAGCGACAACGAGTCTGACAACTAG